In one window of Sinorhizobium chiapasense DNA:
- a CDS encoding ABC transporter substrate-binding protein, which translates to MKRTILAALAALATSGAAAADTIKVGVIGPFSGPFALQGKNFKAGIDAYMALNGSKVGDDDVEVIYRDVPQADPAQSKALAQELVVKEGVQYLAGFYFTPDAMAVTPLLEQGNVPLVVMNAATSAIVTKSPLVVRTSFTLWQTSTPIAKVAKDAGVSKIISVVSDYGPGVDAENAFKKGFEAVGGEIVEAIRMPLATNDFSPIMQRIKDSGAQGVFAFLPSGPTTLGFVKAFNENALKDAGIKLFAPGDLTQESDLPALGEAALGLQTTFHYAVSHDSPENKTFVEAAGKAIGNPAELSFPSVGAYDGMHVIYKMIEATGGEQDAQKAVDAVKGLSWASPRGPVSIDPESRHIIQNIYLREVAKAEDGSYYNKEIQTFEKQGDPGLAALK; encoded by the coding sequence ATGAAACGGACAATTCTCGCCGCGCTGGCGGCATTGGCAACGAGCGGCGCGGCCGCGGCCGACACGATCAAGGTCGGCGTGATCGGGCCATTTTCGGGCCCGTTCGCGCTGCAGGGCAAGAATTTCAAGGCCGGCATCGATGCCTATATGGCGTTGAACGGCAGCAAGGTCGGCGACGACGACGTCGAGGTCATCTACCGGGACGTGCCGCAGGCGGATCCGGCCCAGTCCAAGGCGCTCGCGCAGGAGCTCGTCGTCAAGGAGGGCGTGCAGTATCTCGCCGGCTTCTATTTCACCCCCGACGCGATGGCGGTGACGCCGCTGCTCGAGCAGGGGAATGTGCCGCTGGTGGTCATGAATGCCGCGACCTCCGCGATCGTCACCAAGAGCCCGCTGGTCGTGCGCACCTCGTTCACGCTTTGGCAGACCTCCACACCGATCGCCAAGGTCGCGAAGGATGCCGGCGTCTCGAAGATCATTTCGGTCGTCAGCGACTACGGCCCGGGCGTCGACGCCGAAAACGCCTTCAAAAAGGGGTTCGAGGCAGTGGGCGGTGAGATCGTCGAGGCGATCCGCATGCCGCTCGCCACCAACGATTTTTCGCCGATCATGCAGCGCATCAAGGATTCGGGCGCCCAGGGCGTCTTCGCCTTCCTGCCGTCCGGCCCGACGACGCTCGGTTTCGTCAAGGCCTTTAACGAGAACGCCCTCAAGGACGCAGGCATCAAGCTCTTTGCGCCGGGCGACCTGACGCAGGAGTCCGACCTTCCGGCGCTGGGTGAAGCCGCGCTCGGCCTTCAGACGACATTCCACTATGCCGTCTCGCACGACTCGCCGGAAAACAAGACCTTTGTCGAAGCGGCCGGCAAGGCGATCGGCAACCCCGCCGAACTTTCCTTCCCTTCCGTCGGCGCTTACGACGGCATGCACGTCATCTACAAAATGATCGAGGCGACCGGCGGCGAGCAGGATGCGCAAAAGGCGGTCGATGCGGTCAAGGGACTTTCCTGGGCGAGCCCGCGCGGGCCGGTGTCGATCGATCCGGAATCGCGCCACATCATCCAGAACATCTATCTGCGCGAGGTCGCCAAAGCCGAGGACGGATCCTACTACAACAAGGAGATCCAGACCTTCGAAAAGCAGGGCGACCCCGGCCTTGCGGCGCTGAAATAG
- a CDS encoding branched-chain amino acid ABC transporter permease — translation MATMNEALARAHGNRRKFGRDLVGLSVILGLAVVGYLLFPNNLALLTRMTAIALLVLSLDLVTGYCGVATLGHAALFGTGAYAAGIAAVHFGITDPLLMLACGIFGGIVAGLLCGVVILRAHGLPQLVLSIALIHLFHEFANKASSWTGGSDGLAGIAPDPLLGLFAFDLWGRTAYVFGIVLLAVAFTLLRLIVRSPFGMLCRGIKEDPIRIRAMGAAPKVTLVKMYMISGAVAGAGGALNAISTQVVGLDSLSFTLSAESLVMLVLGGTGSLFGALTGTIVFMFFEDIVSAANPFHWLTMVGALLIAVVLFAPKGLYGTSAGAVTRWRETRR, via the coding sequence ATGGCGACGATGAACGAAGCACTGGCGAGAGCGCATGGCAATCGGCGAAAGTTCGGCCGCGACCTTGTCGGCCTTTCGGTGATCCTCGGGCTGGCCGTTGTCGGCTACCTTTTGTTTCCAAATAACCTGGCGCTGCTCACGCGCATGACGGCGATCGCGCTCCTGGTGCTGTCTCTCGACCTCGTGACCGGCTATTGCGGGGTGGCGACGCTCGGCCATGCGGCTCTGTTCGGAACCGGCGCCTATGCGGCCGGCATCGCCGCCGTCCACTTCGGCATCACGGATCCGCTGCTCATGCTCGCCTGCGGCATTTTCGGCGGTATTGTTGCGGGGCTTCTCTGCGGCGTGGTCATCCTCAGAGCCCACGGCCTCCCGCAGCTCGTTCTGTCGATCGCCCTCATCCATCTCTTCCACGAGTTCGCCAACAAGGCGTCATCCTGGACGGGCGGCAGCGACGGGCTCGCTGGCATCGCGCCCGATCCGCTGCTCGGGCTCTTCGCGTTCGACCTTTGGGGCCGCACGGCTTACGTCTTCGGCATCGTCCTTCTTGCTGTAGCGTTCACGCTCTTGCGCCTTATCGTGCGCTCGCCCTTCGGCATGCTCTGCCGCGGCATCAAGGAGGATCCGATCCGCATTCGCGCGATGGGCGCCGCGCCGAAGGTGACCTTGGTCAAGATGTACATGATTTCCGGTGCGGTGGCCGGTGCGGGTGGCGCGCTCAACGCCATCTCGACCCAGGTCGTCGGTCTCGACAGCCTCTCCTTCACCCTCTCCGCGGAGAGCCTGGTCATGCTGGTTCTCGGCGGCACCGGCTCGCTCTTCGGCGCGCTGACCGGCACGATCGTGTTCATGTTCTTCGAGGATATCGTTTCGGCCGCCAATCCCTTCCATTGGCTGACCATGGTCGGTGCCCTGCTGATCGCAGTCGTACTGTTTGCGCCCAAGGGACTCTACGGCACGAGCGCCGGCGCCGTGACCAGATGGCGGGAGACGCGCCGATGA
- a CDS encoding branched-chain amino acid ABC transporter permease: MQTVFSIAVDALAYGMVLFVISIGLSVTMGLMRVVNLAHGAFAMIGGYIASYAARDLGLGYGIALMIAVFGTIVIAIPIERLLYRRIYGAPELTQVLMTIGITFCIIGIANYVFGPTLKTIPLPSRLQGSVDLGFRSIATHRLFAILCGLAVAAALWYAIEKTAFGVKLRAAVDNAAMAAALGVRTEIVYAVSFAIAVGLAALGGVLGAELLPVEPYYALRYMVTFLVVVSVGGAGSIPGALVACLLLGGIDTAGRYLMPEFGEFFFYLAVIAIVCVFPRGLAGRTR; encoded by the coding sequence ATGCAAACCGTCTTCAGCATAGCGGTCGACGCGCTCGCTTACGGCATGGTTCTGTTCGTGATTTCGATCGGTCTTTCCGTCACCATGGGGCTTATGCGGGTGGTCAATCTCGCCCATGGCGCCTTCGCCATGATCGGCGGCTACATTGCCTCCTATGCGGCGCGGGACCTGGGGCTCGGCTATGGGATCGCACTGATGATCGCCGTTTTTGGCACGATCGTCATCGCCATCCCGATCGAGCGGCTGCTGTATCGCCGGATCTACGGGGCGCCGGAACTGACGCAGGTCTTGATGACGATCGGTATCACTTTCTGCATCATCGGCATCGCCAACTATGTCTTCGGCCCGACGCTGAAGACGATCCCTCTGCCGTCGAGACTTCAGGGATCCGTCGATCTCGGCTTCCGTTCGATCGCCACCCACCGCCTGTTCGCGATCCTTTGCGGCCTCGCCGTTGCCGCCGCCCTCTGGTACGCGATCGAGAAGACCGCTTTCGGCGTGAAGCTGAGGGCGGCCGTCGACAACGCTGCGATGGCGGCAGCCCTCGGAGTGCGCACCGAAATCGTCTATGCGGTGAGCTTTGCCATTGCCGTCGGCCTCGCTGCCCTGGGCGGTGTGTTGGGCGCCGAACTGCTCCCGGTCGAACCCTATTACGCCCTGCGCTACATGGTGACCTTCCTCGTCGTCGTATCCGTCGGTGGGGCGGGCTCGATACCGGGCGCCCTCGTTGCCTGCCTGTTGCTCGGCGGCATCGATACCGCGGGCCGCTACCTGATGCCGGAATTCGGCGAGTTCTTCTTCTATCTCGCCGTCATCGCAATCGTCTGCGTATTCCCGCGCGGCCTTGCCGGGAGAACGAGATAG
- a CDS encoding ABC transporter ATP-binding protein — protein MPATPLEVENLSAGYGPTRVLEGISFSVPAGARLAVLGRNGMGKTTLLATLAGQTRRYEGRIRIGETDVTALPSASRALSGLGFVPQARCVFPTLTVEENLFVGLKGRPKSALREAYDMFPRLHERRRNLGSQLSGGEQQMLSTARSILGRPSVLLLDEPLEGLAPVICEELMKVFAELAKTGDMTILLVEQRIQSALDFADHVIVLERGRIAWSGTPVELSQDHAAVERLLGVGSLH, from the coding sequence ATGCCGGCCACGCCGCTTGAGGTCGAGAATCTGTCCGCAGGCTACGGGCCGACGCGGGTGCTTGAAGGCATTTCTTTTTCGGTGCCGGCTGGCGCGCGTCTTGCCGTGCTCGGGCGAAACGGCATGGGGAAGACGACGCTGCTTGCGACGCTCGCCGGCCAGACGCGCCGCTACGAAGGGCGCATCCGCATCGGCGAGACCGATGTCACCGCGCTGCCGAGCGCATCGCGGGCCTTGAGTGGTCTCGGCTTCGTGCCGCAAGCGCGCTGCGTCTTTCCGACCCTCACCGTCGAGGAGAACCTCTTCGTCGGGCTCAAGGGCCGGCCGAAGAGCGCCCTCAGGGAAGCCTATGACATGTTCCCGCGTCTCCATGAGCGGCGCCGGAACCTCGGCTCGCAACTCTCCGGCGGCGAGCAGCAGATGCTGTCGACCGCCCGCTCGATCCTCGGACGGCCCTCGGTGCTGCTGCTGGACGAGCCGCTCGAAGGCCTGGCACCGGTCATTTGCGAAGAGCTCATGAAGGTCTTTGCGGAGCTCGCGAAAACCGGCGACATGACGATATTGCTCGTCGAGCAGCGGATACAGAGCGCGCTGGATTTCGCCGACCATGTCATCGTGTTGGAGCGGGGACGGATCGCATGGAGCGGAACTCCGGTGGAGCTTTCGCAGGATCACGCGGCCGTCGAACGGCTGCTGGGTG
- the pobA gene encoding 4-hydroxybenzoate 3-monooxygenase gives MRTQVVIIGSGPSGLLLGQLLTHAGIDNVVLDRASKDHILGRVRAGVLEEGTVRLMDEARSGSRMHAEGLPHDGFSLAFDGRDHRIDLFGLTGGKRVLIYGQTELTRDLMGRRESTGASTVYEALNVTPHDFDGDAPYVTYEKGGSTHRIECDFIAGCDGSHGVSRRSVPERAIRTFEKVYPFGWLGILADVPPVSPELVYANHPRGFALCSMRSLSRSRYYIQCSRDENLEEWDDQRFWDELRRRLPAHHAERVVTGPSFEKSIAPLRSFVTEPMRFHRLFLVGDAAHIVPPTGAKGLNLAASDVHYLYEGLIEHYEDRSDAGLDAYSVRALSRVWKAVRFSWWMTTMMHRFPDTSDFDQKIQEAELDYLTHSRAAATALAENYVGLPF, from the coding sequence ATGCGAACCCAGGTCGTCATTATCGGTTCGGGACCGTCCGGTCTCCTGCTCGGTCAATTGCTGACCCATGCGGGGATCGACAATGTTGTCCTCGATCGTGCCAGCAAGGATCACATCCTCGGGCGGGTTCGAGCCGGTGTGCTGGAAGAGGGGACCGTGCGGCTGATGGACGAGGCGCGGTCCGGCAGCCGCATGCATGCCGAAGGGCTGCCGCATGACGGGTTCTCGCTCGCCTTCGACGGTCGTGACCATCGCATCGATCTTTTCGGTTTGACCGGCGGCAAGCGCGTGCTGATCTACGGCCAGACGGAACTCACCCGCGATCTGATGGGTCGTCGGGAATCAACCGGCGCATCGACGGTCTACGAGGCGCTGAACGTTACGCCGCATGATTTCGATGGCGATGCGCCCTATGTCACCTACGAGAAGGGCGGCAGCACCCATCGCATCGAGTGTGATTTCATCGCCGGCTGCGACGGATCGCACGGGGTCAGTCGCAGGTCCGTACCGGAAAGGGCTATCCGCACCTTCGAGAAGGTTTATCCCTTCGGCTGGCTGGGCATCCTCGCCGACGTGCCGCCGGTCAGTCCCGAACTGGTCTACGCCAACCACCCGCGCGGTTTCGCACTCTGTTCGATGCGATCATTGAGCCGCAGCCGCTACTACATCCAGTGCTCGCGCGACGAAAATCTCGAGGAATGGGACGACCAGCGCTTCTGGGACGAACTGCGCCGCCGGCTGCCGGCCCACCATGCCGAACGGGTGGTGACCGGGCCGTCCTTCGAGAAATCGATCGCACCGCTTCGATCCTTCGTCACTGAGCCGATGCGGTTTCACCGACTGTTTCTCGTCGGAGATGCAGCCCATATCGTGCCGCCGACCGGGGCCAAGGGGCTCAACCTTGCTGCAAGCGACGTGCACTATCTCTACGAGGGGCTCATCGAGCACTACGAGGATCGCTCCGATGCCGGCCTCGACGCCTATTCGGTCCGAGCGCTTTCGCGCGTCTGGAAAGCGGTACGTTTCTCCTGGTGGATGACGACGATGATGCATCGCTTCCCGGATACCAGCGACTTCGACCAGAAGATCCAGGAGGCCGAGCTCGACTATCTCACCCATTCGCGAGCGGCCGCCACGGCGCTCGCGGAAAACTATGTGGGCCTGCCGTTCTGA
- a CDS encoding helix-turn-helix domain-containing protein, translating to MKRAVPTYELYGEESGERPDFWLHCETIPSRSSLHHWEIGLHRHESFFQILYIAEGSGDAIFGETPQAISPPAVITIPPTVSHGFRFSRDIDGFVFTILASHLPAAPGGRSRLGTWLSKPCLTPLGESEDGRYVAETLQRLAQEWAARRNHRTSLLDAYLSTVLALTARLAEAPRADAAAAESENERRMERFDALLRQHVLTHRPAAFYARELGLSQTHLNRVVRTMTGQSVHEVIAERLLNAARRELVFTRASVQEISFRLGFSDTAYFSRFFVRHVGTTPRAWRMAERQKLGV from the coding sequence ATGAAGCGGGCGGTTCCGACATATGAGCTTTACGGTGAAGAGTCCGGAGAACGTCCGGATTTCTGGCTGCATTGCGAGACGATCCCCTCGCGCAGCAGCCTGCACCATTGGGAAATCGGCCTTCACCGCCATGAGAGCTTCTTTCAGATCCTGTACATCGCCGAAGGTTCGGGCGACGCCATATTCGGCGAGACGCCGCAGGCAATTTCTCCCCCGGCCGTAATCACCATCCCGCCCACCGTCAGCCATGGCTTCCGCTTTTCCCGCGACATCGACGGTTTCGTCTTCACGATCCTCGCATCGCACCTGCCGGCTGCCCCGGGCGGTCGCAGCAGGCTGGGCACATGGCTGTCGAAACCTTGCCTGACGCCGCTCGGCGAAAGCGAAGATGGCCGCTACGTCGCCGAGACCTTGCAGCGCCTGGCACAGGAATGGGCAGCGCGGCGCAATCACCGCACGAGCCTGCTCGACGCCTATCTCTCGACGGTACTGGCGCTGACGGCGAGGCTTGCAGAAGCGCCGCGTGCCGACGCGGCGGCTGCGGAAAGCGAAAACGAGCGTCGAATGGAGCGGTTCGACGCTCTGCTCCGACAGCACGTTCTTACGCACCGACCGGCGGCATTCTACGCGCGCGAGCTCGGCCTGTCGCAGACTCACTTGAACCGCGTGGTCCGGACGATGACGGGGCAGAGCGTGCACGAGGTCATCGCCGAAAGGCTCTTGAACGCGGCGCGGCGCGAGCTCGTCTTCACGCGTGCAAGCGTCCAGGAGATCAGCTTCCGCCTCGGTTTTTCAGACACGGCGTATTTCTCACGCTTCTTCGTCCGTCATGTGGGGACTACACCGCGAGCCTGGCGGATGGCGGAGCGGCAAAAACTTGGCGTGTGA
- a CDS encoding ABC transporter ATP-binding protein produces the protein MSAIFEVRNLKRSFGGLAVTNDVSLAMRPGDRVALIGPNGAGKTTFVNLVTGNLTPDSGEVRISGEDITRVDAIGRVRRGLVRSFQVTRLFQEMTPAEHVALAVLQRDGRAGRLFGNYLAMPEVMAEVGDLIGKLGLRDLMHRRVREIAYGQQRLLEIAVALALKPRVLLLDEPAAGVPQSDTGRIEQALADLPSDLAVLMIEHDMDLVFRFAKRVIVLAAGTIIFDGLPSEVTKDPRVREAYLGSYANAGHAA, from the coding sequence ATGAGTGCGATCTTCGAGGTTCGCAACCTGAAGCGATCCTTCGGCGGTCTCGCCGTCACCAACGATGTCAGCCTTGCCATGCGGCCTGGCGACCGCGTGGCATTGATCGGCCCGAACGGCGCCGGAAAGACGACCTTCGTCAATCTCGTCACCGGCAACCTGACGCCCGACTCTGGCGAGGTCCGGATCAGCGGTGAAGATATCACCCGGGTCGATGCCATCGGACGTGTGCGGCGAGGCCTCGTGCGATCGTTCCAGGTGACGCGTCTCTTCCAGGAGATGACGCCGGCCGAACATGTGGCGCTTGCGGTGCTGCAGCGCGACGGTCGGGCAGGGCGCCTGTTCGGGAATTACCTCGCAATGCCCGAGGTCATGGCGGAGGTCGGCGATCTCATCGGCAAGCTCGGACTGCGCGACCTGATGCACCGGCGTGTGAGAGAAATCGCCTACGGCCAACAGCGGCTTTTGGAGATCGCCGTGGCATTGGCGCTGAAGCCCCGGGTGCTGCTGCTCGACGAACCGGCTGCCGGCGTGCCGCAAAGCGACACGGGCCGCATCGAGCAGGCGCTGGCCGATCTTCCGTCAGACCTTGCCGTGCTGATGATCGAGCATGACATGGACCTTGTCTTCCGCTTCGCAAAGCGGGTGATCGTGCTCGCCGCCGGCACGATCATCTTCGACGGTTTGCCGTCGGAGGTGACCAAGGATCCGCGGGTGCGCGAAGCCTATCTGGGGAGCTATGCCAATGCCGGCCACGCCGCTTGA